ACGAAAAAGCCCGGTCCTACAAGGTACTCTCCAACACGGTTGTTCCCGTATTCGTCACCGGTCCGGCCGACATCGTATTTACCACGAAGGGGCGCGAGACGAAGTTGCGCCTCGACATGTACAGCGCCTATCTTTTTCTACCCGACCCGACAGCGGATCTCCGCCTGGAGGGACTGGAGTTGCCCGGGAACGCTCTGGATCGCGATTCGCGCCCGGAAGTGAACCCGGTCCCGCGCGACCCGCCCGTGAAGATTCCCGTAACGATGCTCGTAGACGACGTGGACCCGCGTGCGGACGAACTCTGGCAGAAGGAGTTGCGGAAGCGCTTCGACGAAGCCGCGGATGTGATCGAGAAAGCGGCGGGGGTTCGGTTCACGCTGGCGGGGTTCGACACCTGGAAGTCCGACCCGACCGCGAAGAACACGAGCGACTTGCTCGACGGACTCGAAAAAGCGGTGAAGGCGAAAGAAGGAGCGCTCGTTCTCGGGTATTCGAGCCGCAAGATCGATGAAAAGGTCGATCCCGCGTTTGGGGCGGCGCGCGGGCTGAGTGGGCGGCATATCCTCATTCGCGAATGGAGACCGCGGAGCGAACTCGAGCGCGGAGAGGTGCTGGTTCATTTCCTCGCGCAGGCGATTGGCGGCGTGGGTTCGCCCGATCCGGGTTCCGCGCTCCGGGCGAAACTCGGCGACCGGTACGCGCACCGGCCCGGGGCAGTGGTCCGGCTCGACCCGCTCAACGCGCTCTTACTCAACTTGTGGGCCGACGAGCGCCGGCGTGAACCTGGGGTCACGTTCGACTCGTTGACCGCCTCGAATCGTGTGCGGATGACGCGGATTTACAAGGCGCTCCTGAAGGCCGCGCCGGGAGATCCGCTCGCAATCGCTTACCTTAACGAACTCGATCGCGACGTCGCGAAGAACCCGGACCCGCCTTTGAAAAGACCCGATCCGCCGGCCAAATCGACCAAACGCGACGAGATCATGCGGAAGGTGGTCAAAGCGGTGACCGCCCGCGCGAAGCTCAATTCCGAGGCGGGTGCGAGTGCCCTGGTGGGCGACGAACTTACAGCCGCTTACATCCGCACGGCAGCGGAAACCGCGGTTCGTTTGCGCGGGCCGGAGATGGTGTCCGCGGTTCTGATCGCGCTCGGTATCGCGCTGGACGAAACTGGTACACTTGCTGACGATGCGACAACTGCCGGGGCCGTCAAGGACATCGAAACGACCGAAGAACGTGCGGAGCGGCTCGCGGTATTGGGGAACCCCACACTCGGTGGGCGCCGCGACCTGTGCCGCCGGTTCTTTATCGGCTGTGCGATCGGCGAACTGCTCCGGGACGCGGCCGAAGACGCCGCGGTCGGTCGGGCTCTGCTCGATCTTCACAAGCCCGCGAACTTGCGTGTGCCCGTGCTCGCGGCCGAGCTTGCCGGAATCACGTTTGGTCGCGCCATGCAGCAGGACGTGGAGCTACTCCACGACGCACACCGCAAATTCACGGCAACCGACTACCTGCCGCCCATGAAGGGGCTGCGCGACTGTCTTTCGGCGGAGAAATTCGGGGAACTGTATGGCGACTCCAGCGATGCGCGATTCCTCGCCGTGCTCGCTGACATCCGCAAACGTCTTAAAGAGATGAAAGCGTACAAGTGAGTGGCGTCCGCCGCTTTGTGCGGTCGTAGTATGCGGCTACAAAGCGTCCATTGTCCGATCCGCGCTATCGGCGTTATCCGGGGTTCTTCTTTTTGCTTCTACGCTACGACGATCCGAAACCGAACCCACCATCGCAAAACGCCCGCGGTCCCAGAAAGGATCGCGGGCGTCGGCGTTTACTATTATGGCTCACGTCTTACGGTCAGTCCAACTTTAGTTCGAGCGGTGTCGTTGGTGAGACGATATCGGCCGTGAGCCCGGACGTTAGCGGGTCTGCGTACTTCTGGGGGATCTTGAACCACTGGCCCTTCGGGGGCTTCGGCGGAGGCTCGACCCCCGATTCCTTTCGCGCCTGTTCCATCTGGAGCTTGACCGATTGCGGGACCGGTAGCTCGTAGTACGGGTCCGGGCTGTAGACGCCGACCCGCGCCGGTCCCACCGGGACGCGCGGAACGGTGAACGTCCCGTCCGGTTGAATGTGACCGTAGTACGTCATCTGGTCCGCCCCGATGACGCTTACGGTGCCGTACACGACCGGGCGCCCGTGGTACGAAACCGACCCGCTCACGTCCGCGTGCGACTTCCCGCACCCCGTGACCGCGAACACCGCGACGAGTGCGATCCAGCCCGCGCGCGCGGTGAACCGGCGCGCCCCTTCGAGTTGGTGTGTGAATGCGTTCATTCGGGGACCACCTCACTGCCGGCAATGGTCACCATCGCGGGCAGCACGCCGGTGCCCGCGGTGTACGCGAACAACCGCACGCTGCCGTCGGCCAGGAGCCAGTTCCCGCCGGCCGTGTGCGGGCTGTTGTACCGGTCCTGGCTGCACGAATCGGACGCCACGAACGGCGCGTAGCGCCCGGGCAGCGACCCCGGGCACGCCGTCAGCGTGATCGCCCCGTTCGGGCCGACGCCGCCGAACGAGTTCTGGTTGGGGAACGCGAGCAGAGTGTGGTAGTCGGCCCCGGCCCAGGTCGTTCCGCGCAGCGTCACGTGGCGCTCGCCGACCGCGACCGTGTTGCTCAACCCGTCCATGATGCTCGTCATTTGCACGCGCGGGCGGATGCTCATGTCCGGTCCGAACGGGGTCTTCACGGGGAACATGCCGTTGCTCGCGTTCATCCCGAGCGGTCCCGTCGCCGGGTCGGTGTTCTCGTCGCTCCCGGTAACGCCCGCGTAGCTGGCCCACGCGGGGAGCGGCGTCGGGTTGGTTCCCGCCGTCGGCGCCACGGCCGACGGGCACACGTAGACCGAGACCGATACGGCGCTCATCGCGGAGAACCCGGAGGAGATGTCCGATGCCGACGACTTGCCCGCGGTCAGGCGCTGCACCGCGTCCTGTTCGACGTAAGGCAGCACCCGCATCATCCAGCCGCCGATTTCTTCCGGCGAGATCGCGGCCGAGGTTCCGGGCTGGTACGCCAGGAACGCGGGCATCTGTGCCCCGCCCAGGCTCGAACTCAGGCTTGCTGGGAAGACCGGGCGGCCCGTGGGGAACCGCTGGTTCGCGTCGTGGTAGTTGTGAAGCGCCAGGCCGATTTGCTTCAGGTTGTTCTGACACTTGAGGCGCGCCGCGGCCTCGCGCACCTTTTGCACCGCGGGCAAGAGTAACCCGATGAGGATCGCGATAATGGCGATCACCACCAACAATTCAATGAGCGTGAACGCGGTTCGGCGGCCGATCGAACGGGGGACAGTGGGCATAATTCGGCTCTCCACAAGGTGGAACGAGTGGACCCGACTCGTTGCCCGTTTCGTAGGGCACGAGCGAGGGAAAAAAGATGCGGCCACGGCCGGGCCGTCAGCGGCGGAGCGAGCGGTGCCACTCTTCACCGAGCTCGCGGAGAGATTTCCCGGTCAGTGACACCCACAGGTCGTCCGTGTAGCGCCCTTCTCGTAGGGCCGCATTGAGTCGACGGACAATAGTGGGGTCGTAGGAATCAACGAGGTAGGCCAGGAACGCGGCGGTCTCCTTCGAGTCGCCGTCGTACCGGGCGGTATCCGGATCGGGCGGCCCGATCGCGCCCGGTTCAAATTTAAAGAACCGAATGTAGTCCGCGACGCCCTGCACGAGCCAGTCCGGGGTCGCGCGCCCGTGGTACGCCTGGACGATGTAAGAGGTCGCGTGGACCACGGCCCCGACGTCGTGCGGGTTCGCATCAAAATACCCCGCGGATACGATCAGCCGACCGCGCGACGCGGCCACCAGTGCCGCCGGGTCGCGGCGC
This region of Gemmata massiliana genomic DNA includes:
- a CDS encoding DUF1559 family PulG-like putative transporter; translated protein: MPTVPRSIGRRTAFTLIELLVVIAIIAILIGLLLPAVQKVREAAARLKCQNNLKQIGLALHNYHDANQRFPTGRPVFPASLSSSLGGAQMPAFLAYQPGTSAAISPEEIGGWMMRVLPYVEQDAVQRLTAGKSSASDISSGFSAMSAVSVSVYVCPSAVAPTAGTNPTPLPAWASYAGVTGSDENTDPATGPLGMNASNGMFPVKTPFGPDMSIRPRVQMTSIMDGLSNTVAVGERHVTLRGTTWAGADYHTLLAFPNQNSFGGVGPNGAITLTACPGSLPGRYAPFVASDSCSQDRYNSPHTAGGNWLLADGSVRLFAYTAGTGVLPAMVTIAGSEVVPE